The genome window TCCCAAGTCCCAAGTCCCAAGTCCCAAGTCCCAAGTCCCAAGTCCCAAGTCCCAAGTCCCAAGTCCCAAGTCCCAAGTCCCAAGTCCCAAGTCCCAAGTCCCAAGTCCTAAGGTCCTGAACCGCGTTTTTAGCACTTAGCACTTAGCACTTAGCACTTTGTTCTTGCTGTCAGATCTCGATGTCCACGATGCGGCGGATCCACAGGAAGCCCAGGAACTGCAGCCCCGCGGCCGACCACACCATCGCCCTACCGATCGGCTCCTTGAAGAGCGTCATGATGTACTCCGGGTTCAGCGCGAAGATCATGAACCCCACCGCGATCGGGAGGATGCCGAGCACGTAGCCGCTCATCCGCCCCTGCGCCGTGTAGGTGCGGAGCTGGCGGCGGATGGTGAAGCGCGAGCGGATCAGGTGCGACAGGTTGTCCAGGATCTCCGCCAGGTTGCCGCCCACGTCGCGCTGGATCATGACGGCGGTCACCAGGATGCGCACGTCCACCAGCGGCACCCGCGCGGCCAGCCCCGTGAGCGAGTCCTCGAAGGGGAGCCCGAACTTCTGCTCCTCGAAGACGCGGCGGAACTCGCCGCCCACCGGCTGCCCACTCTCCTCCGCCACCATGCGCAGCCCCGCCGAGAGGGGGTGGCCGGAGCGGATCGCGCGTCCCAGCAGGTCGATCGCTTCGGGGAGCTGCTCCTCGAAGCTGCGCAGTCGGCGCGTCCTCACCCGCCGCACGTAGCCGTACGGGATGAACGCGCCGATCGCCACGCCCGCCATCAGCGCCACTCCCGCCCCGCCGATCGCCCAGCCGATCAACCCGCCGAAGAGCGCGCCCACCCCCATCGAGACCAGGAAGCGCTGCTCGTTCCACGCGAGGCCGGCCTGCTGCAGCAACGGCCCGAAGCCGCGGAGCTGGGGGATGCGCGCGGACAGCATCTTGAGCCACGAAGACTCCAGGGCATCGCGCAGGAGGGGCTCGGCCGAAGTGGACGACACTACGGCGCCGCGTTCGTCCGCGAGCTGCCGGAGCTGGCGGAGCACGGTGTTGCGGTGCCGGCGCGCGCGCGCCCACTCGGCGCCCAGCACCACGCCGGCGGTCCCCAGCGCGGCCGCCGTCCCGGCCAGCAGCGCGGGAAGGGCGGGGGATGCGCCGCTCACCACGCCTCCCGCCGCATCGGCGCCGCCTGCGCGAACATGTCCGAGGGAAGCTGGATTCCGTTCTCCTCCAGCCGGTCGGCGAAGCGCGGGCGGATTCCCGTCGCGCGGTAGTCGCCGAGCACCGCGCCGTTGGGGGCGATCCCCTGCTTGTCGAAGACGAAGATGTCCTGCATGGTGATGATGTCGCTCTCCATCCCCACCACCTCGGAGATCGTCATCACCTTGCGCGTGCCGTCGGAAAGGCGGTTCACCTGGATGACGACGTCGATGGCGCTGACGATCTGCTGACGCACGACCTTCTCCGGCAGGTTCAGGTTCGCCATCGACACCATCGTCTCCAGGCGGCCCAGGGCGTCGCGCGGGGTGTTGGCGTGCAGCGTGGCCAGCGAGCCCTCGTGGCCCGTGTTCATCGCCTGCAGCATGTCGATAGCCTCCGAGCCGCGCACCTCGCCCACCACGATGCGGTCGGGGCGCATGCGCAGCGCGTTCACCATCAGGTGCCGCTGCGTGACCTCGCCCGAGCCCTCGATGTTCTGCGGGCGCGTCTCCAGGCGCACCACGTGCGGCTGGCGAAGCTGAAGCTCTGCCGAGTCTTCGATGGTGACGATGCGCTCCGTGGACGGGATGAACGACGACAGGATGTTGAGCATCGTCGTCTTTCCCGCGCCGGTGCCGCCGGAGATCAGGATGTTGAGGCGCGAGCCCACCACCGCCGCCAGCAGGTCCAGCATGGGGCGCGTGAGGCTCTTGGTGCGCAGCAGGTCCTGGCCGGCCAGCGCGTCGCGCTTGAACTTGCGGATGGAGAGGTGCGGCCCGTCGATGGAGAGCGGCGGGATGATGGCGTTCACGCGCGACCCGTCCGCCAGGCGCGCGTCCACCATCGGCGACGAGTCGTCGATGCGGCGGCCGACGGCGGAGACGATGCGGTCGATCACCTGCAGGAGGTGGCGGTCGTCCTGAAAGGTGATGTCCGTCTCCTCCAGCCGCCCGTGCCGCTCCACGTAGACGCTGCTGTGGGTGTTGACCAGGATGTCCGAGATCTCGGGGTCCTGCATGAGCGGCTCCAGCGGCCCCAGCCCAAAGATCTCGTCCAGCACCTGCCGCACCAGCTCTTCCCGCTCGTCGTAGTTGAGCGGAACGGACTCCAGCGCCAGGAGCTCGTGCACCACGCCGCGGATGGCCGCCACCGCGCGGTCGCGCTCCAGTGCGTCCAGCGACGACAGGTTCAGCCGCTCCAGCAGCTTGCGGTGGATGCGCGCCTTGGTCTCCTGGAGGAGAGACGGGCCCGTCTGCACGACCTCGACGGCCGGGAGATCCCACGGCGCGGGGGTGCGCGGCGGCGCGGGCGCGGCAGGCGCGGCGCCGCTGAACCAGGACTGCATCATACCGCCACCTCAGGCTGTTGCGGGGTGGAGCGCCGCAGCACGCGCATCAGCGGGTCGGTAAGGGCGCGGATGAAGCGGCCCCCCGCCGGCTCTGCGCCCCCCGCCAGCCCGGCGATGGAGGCGGACATGGAGCGCACGTCCTGCGCGTAGCGCGAGTCGCCGTTGAGCACGATCGGCGTTCCGGAGTTCACCGACCTCACCACGGCCTCGTAGTCGTTGGAGATCGTCCACTGCACCTTCATCCCCAGTGTCTTCTCGATGTCTTCCGGCTTGATGGCGTCGCTGGTGCGGTAGCGGTTCAGCACCAGCTTCACCCGGTCGCCGCCGCCGATGGTGCGCTCCAGCAGCGGAGCGCAGCGCTTGATGTTGCGCAGCGACTGCAGGTCCGCCTGCGTCACCAGAAAGATCTTGTCGGCGTGCTCAAAGGTGGCCAGCGTCGCCGGCGAGAAGGAATTGGAGGTGTCGACCACCACGTACTGGTAGTGCTGCCTCAGGAAGAGGAGGATCTTGGAGATCCGGTCGCCGGACACCACCTCCGCCTTCTCCGGATGGTAGGGCGCGGAAAGGAGGTGCACGCCGGAGTTGTGGCGCTCGATGAAGGAGGCCAGCAGCTCCGCGTCCATGCGGTGGAAGTTCCTCACCATGTCCGCGAAGTTGAAGCGCGGGTCTACCCCCATCTGCAGCGCCACCTCGCCCAGCTCCAGGTCCAGGTCGGCCAGCAGCGTGCGCTTGCCGGTGAGCCGGTGGAGGTGGATCGCCAGGTTGGTGGCGAGCGTGGTGGAGCCCGAGCCGCCCTTGGGGCCGAAGAAGGCGAAGATCTGCCCCGGCTGCTGCTGCGCCTCGGCCTCGGTGCCGCGCGTGCGCCGCAGCGTCGACTCCACGGCGTGCGCCACCTCATCGCCGGAGACGGGCTTCAGCAGGTACTCGGAAATCCCGGCGCGCATGGCGGCCATCAGCACCTCGGCCGAGAGCGCGGGGCCCGCCGCCACCAGCCGGGCGTGCGGGTTCTGCTCGGCCAGGAACTGGGCGAGGTTGATCCCGGTGGCGGGGTGCTGGCCCACGTCCAGAAAGATCACCTCGGGCGAGGCGTCGCGGAGCGCCTTCAGGTGCCCGTCGCCGAGCTCGTTGAAGGGAACCGGGATCTCCAGCGGGGGCGCGACTCCGCGCTCGGGCAGGGCGACCTCCCGAACGCGGGCGCGGAACGCCTCGTCGGTGGAGATCACCGCGCAGCGCAGGAGCGAGGCGGCGGCTGAGGGGGGGGCTGCGAAGGGCATCATTCCACCAGCTGAAGGACCCGGACGATTTCCACGAACCGGGCGACGATGGGATCGGTGGAGCCACCCACCGGCTCCAGGAAGACCCACGCAAACTTCACGAACACCACGTTATTTTCCTTCGAATCCATCTCGGAGGGGTCGTACAGCGGAACGCGGATCAGCCGGGGGCTGTCCATCCAGTCGCCGTAAGCCGATCCCACCACTTCGCCTCTTGCTTCGTCCCAGCGCGCCAGGGGGTCGCGCTGAACCAGGTCGGTGATCCCCTGGAAGATGGGGCCCGTCTTGATCCCGCTCTGCACGCGGTACGGCGTGCCGAGCTTGATGGGGCTGGAGTTGCAGCCGCTGATGTTCTGGCGCAGCGCGGAGCCGCCGATGTCGTCGCCGCCCCACTCCATGTCCGGCATCGCCCAAAGGTTGGCGAAGCCGGGGAGGGCGCTCGCGTTGAGCATCACCTTGCGCCCGCGGTCCTTGCTCATGCCGCGGTAGCTGCTCCCGTACCCCGTCTCCGGCTTGCTGGAGGTGGCCCCCGGGCCGCCGGGGTTGTAGAAGTCGCCCTCGTCCGGCTCGTACTCCCACATCTCCCACACGTCCCACTCGCCGTTCTTGTTGAGGTCGTCGGCCGTCTCGGCCCACAGGTCGGGCGGTACGAACGGCTTCACGCAGCGCGTGCTGGGGGCGCGGGTGGCGTGGGCCGCGGCGCGCGCGCTCACGGGTGCGCTGTTGACCCCGAACATCCGCGCGAACCAGGTGGGGACCGCCGGCCTGCGCACCTTCACCCGCACCGTGCGCGTGTCCTTGAGCACGTTCACCACCACCTCCTCCGCCCCGAACGCCTGCCCCTGGAGCGTGTTGCGGGTGGCGAAGTCCACCGCCCGCTCCTGCCCGGCGATCGCCGCCTGGTCCGGGTCCATCTCCATGAAGGCCGATGCGCCCGCCAGCGCCGCCGCGTCGGCGGCGCGCTGGGCCTCGCCGTGGGCGGTGCGCAGCATCCCCAGGTCGATGGCCAGCGCCATCATCGAGAGGATCCCCAGCATGGCGACGACCAGAAGGACCAGCGCGGAGCCCTGGCGGTCGCGGAGACGGGTGCGGAAGCGGATCACGGGTCTAACCCTCCTTTACGGCCGGCCCGGCGTCGCGGGCTGGCCGGACGGGTTCGCCGGCTGCGTGCCGCGCAGCGAGCGGTCCCACTCCCAGTTGTTGGGCTCGCCGGTGGGCACCGGCTGCGGTCCGCTGGTGGGCTGCACGATGCGCGGCGACACCAGCACCAGCAGCTCCGTGCGCCCCTGCCGTGCGTTGCGCGAGCGGAAGAGCGAGCCCAGCACCGGCAGGTCGCCCAGCAGCGGGATGCGCGAGTTGTTGTTTTCCAGCACGTTGTTCAGCAGCCCCGCGATCGCCAGGTACTCCCCGTCGCGCAGCACCACCTCGGTCTCCGTGCGGCGCGTGAGGAGGGAGGGGATCTGGAAGCCCTCGATGCGCAGCGAGTTGGAGTAGTCCAGCGACGACACCTCGGGCGCGATCTTGAGCCGGATGGTGCCGTCCGTCCCCACGGTGGGCCTGAAGCGCAGGCGGACGCCGAACTCCTTCCAGACGATGGTGACGGTGCTGTTGTTGCCGCCGCCCTGCACCACGGGGAAGGGGAACTCGCCGCCGGCCAGGAACGACGCCTCCTGCCCGTCGAGCGCCAGCAGGTTGGGCTCGGCCAGGCTGCGGAAGAGGCCGCGCGACTGCATGGCGCTGATGGAGGCTTCGATGCGGGTGTTGCCGCCCAGCAGGAAGAGCTTCACCAGCCCGTCGGAAAGCGTCTGCACGGCGCCCTCGTCCACCCCGCCCAGCGTGCCGCGGGTGGAAACCCCGAGCTGGGTGCGCAGCTCGCTGACCGCCGAGCGCGTCACCTCGGCGAAGCGCACCTGCAGCAGCACCTGCGACGCGGCCGGCGCGGAGAGGTTGTTGACGATGGTGGCGCCCGAGCCGCCGGCGATCTCCAGAATGCGCCGGGCGACCGCCGCGCTGCTCACCGTGCCGGAAAGGACGACGCTGCTGCCGCTGGCCAGCACCGTGAAGCGCTCGGCGGGAAAGAGGGTGCGCAGCGTCTGCTCCAGCCCGCGCACGTCCGGCGTCACCTCCACCGTGTAGAGGCGGTGCGCGCCGCTGGCGTCCCACAGCATCAGCGAGGTGGTCCCCAGCTTCTTGCCGTTCACCAGGATCTCCTGCGGCGACACCGCAAAGATCTCCGCCACCTCGGGGTCCGCGATGGAGAGGCGCGCGAGGGCCACCGGCTGTACCAGGAGCGCCGTCTGCCCGCGGGCCACCACTACCACGCGATCGCCGGCGGGGATCACCCGCTGCGCGGCGGGCGCGGCGGTGCGCTGTGCCGCGGCGGGGAGCGCGAGCACCCCTGCCGCCAGCGCCAGCAGGCGCAGGGCGGCCCGTGCCGGCGAAGTGACCGCCCGGCCGCGGATGGAAAAGGGGTAACGCATGGTCCCTCGCCTGCTAGAAGGTGGTGACGGAGCGGTCGCTCCCCCGGAAGATCTCGACGCTCCGCCCTGCCCGCGCGCGTACGGGTGCGGTGGAGGGGGCGCGGGCGGGCCGCTCGGCACGAACGGCCGGCGGGGCGGGTGGTGGCGCGGTGTTCCCCAGCAGCCCGGTGGTGCGGATGCCGCCGGTGCTCACCTGGGTGCCGTCCATCGTGTTGCGGAGCGCCAGCTGGATGCGCCCCTCGGCGGACGACAGCGCCAGGATCTCGGCCTGGTCGGGGAGCACCAGCAGGGTGATGACGGCCGCGGCCTGCGGCTTCCCGTCGTTGTCGCGCGCGATCGACTGGCCTGCGGCCAGCACCTGCACGTTCTGCAGGACCAGGCGCGTCCCCGCGGTGCGGTCCTGCCCGGCGGGGAGGGTGGCGAGCACGTCGACGCGGGTGCCGGGGGTAACGAAGCCGGCCACGCCGATCACCTCGTCCACCCGCACGCTCACCGCGCGCATCCCCTCGGGGATCAGGATGGGGAGGCCGCCGCCCGCTTCCTTGCGGGCCAGCTTGCCGGCCATGAGCGGCTCGTTGGTGCGCAGCGGGGCCACGACGCCGCGCCCCACCACCTCGGCCACGGTGCGCGCATAGCCGGCGGGGAGCGCGTCGGCGGGCCACGCCACCAGGCGCACGTCGGCGGAGGAGAGCACCGAGCCGGCGGGGAGGTCGCGCGCCGCCACGGCCACGCGGTCGCCCCTGGGCTCCGGGCGCGCCGCCGCGGCGGGGGCCGGCTCCAGGTATCCTGCCGCCAGGTACGCCGCTCCGCCTCCGGAGGCCAGCGCCATTCCGAGAACCACCCACAGCCTTTTCATCGCTCCCGCCTCACTCGTTGCGCATCACGAACGCCGTTCCCAGGGTGACGGCACCTCCGCCACTGGTCCTTCCCAACGACTTCAGAAGGGCGAGCTGGTAAGGGTAGCGCACCGCCACCCGTGCCGGCTCTCCGGTGGGGGCGTCGACCCCCGTGAGCTCGATCTCCGCCAGGTCCGCGTTCAGCGAGACCGCGGCGAGCGCGTTGCGCACCACCTTTCTCACCGAGTCCTCGTTGATGGTAGGGTCCGCGATCACGGCGATCCGCGCCCCTTCACGAGCGGCGTCGGTCACCGCCTGGTGTGCGTTCCACGCGCGGCCGAACTCGAACACCCCGACGATCAGCAGCATCAGCACCGGCACGATCAGCGCGAACTCCACTACCGCCTGTCCCTCGTCGCTCCGGCGGAAGAGCCCGGCGCGGCTCACAGGAACCACGCGGCCAGGGCCCCGACCGCGATCGCCACCCCGTATGGGATGGTGATGGCACCCGGCGAATCCAGCGTGAGCCGCTCCCCGGTGCGCCCGCCCGTCGCCCAGTGCCCCGCCAGCTCGCGCGAGCGGAAGAGGACGGGGAGGATGGCTCCGCGGCGACCGGCCTCGGCCAGCGCCAGCACGCCGCCCGCGACGGCGGTGATCAGGAGCGCGGGCACCACGCGCCCCGTACCCAGGAACGCGCCCGCCACGGTCAGCAGCTTCACGTCGCCCCCGCCCATCGCGCGTACGGCGAAGAGCGGAAAGGTGAGGGCGAATGCCAGCGCCGCGCCGGCCAGCCCACCCAGGAGCGCCGTGGGGCCGCTCGCCGCGAGCAGGACGAGGGCGGCCGCGAGGCCGGCACCCGTGAGCTTGTTGGGAATGCGGCCCGTGCGCAGATCCGTGCCGGCGGCCAGCGCCAGCAGGGCGACGAAGATCGTGGTGTTGATCAGGTAAAGCATGAGTCCTCCGTTTCGAAGCGCAGGGCGGTACGTGCCAGCATCACAGAGTGAAGCCGGAGGTCGCGTTCCATCCCAACGCTCTCGTACCGCCTACCGGCCGGGAACCCGCGCCCCGGCCGACTTCAACCGCTGCCGCTCAGCCTACGGTGTCCAGCGTGTTGCCCATGCGCGTGAAGACGGCGGCGATCTTGTCCTTGAAGATCACGAGCGCGCCGATCACGGCCAGCGCTACCAGCGCGATCACCAGGCCGTACTCCACCAGGCTCTGCCCGGACTCGTCGCGACGGAACTGGTTCCAGAGTGCCTTCATCTCGTCCTCCCGGCCCAGCGGGCCCATGGTGTGGGTTTTCGTCCTCGAGTCCCTCCTGGACGGCGGCGGAAAGGGCAATCGATGTGCCGCAATTTCGTTGCAATATTTCGTTGCAGATGGAAAAGATCGTTGCATCCAGAATACGAATTTTTCGGCGCCGCTGCTTGCTTAGGGCGGCTCCAAACGCGCGTTTGCAGGGTGGAGTGTAAAACTGTTTGTTGGTGCAACGAAATGGGCGCGCAAGTTCCTCCGATTTGGGGTCGGAGGGCGCCGAGCGGCGATCTGGGGCAGGTGGGACACCCGTGCCCCGCAAACTGTTGCGCGCGTGCCCCGATCGTGCCAGGATGAATGCGCGCGTCCGCCGCCACGCCGGGCGTGCTCCTCCGCGCCGCCTTCTCCGGGCGGCGTCCCATCCCCGGCGCTCCCCGCGATCCCGCCATGAAGCTTCCCGGCACCGCCCTGCGCGCGTACTCCCGCGACGCGCGCGACGCTTTCGTCCACGCCCCGGTCGAAGTGCTGATGGGGGTGGCGCTCGCCGTCACCTTTTCCATCTCGCTCCGCCAGGACGACGCGCACTGGTGGGTGCGCATCTTCGCGGCCGCCGTCATCGCGCTGCCGCTGGTGTTCGGCGCGAGCGTGCTGCGCGCGCGAGGCCTGCTCTCCGCGAGGGCGCGCTGGGGCGCCACCGCGCTCGTCCTGGCGTGCGTGGGTGCGTACGCCGCGTGGATCTACAATCCCAGGCTGGAATCGGAGGGGTGGAGGGCGGTGGCGCTGGCGGGCGCGGCGTGGCTGGCGCTGCTGCTGGCCGCCTTCCCGGGCGAGGAGACGGGCCGGCGGCGGCGCTTCTGGCGCTTCGACGCCCTGCTGCTGGGGCGCATCCTGGCGGTGGGGCTGTACGGGGCGGCGCTCCTTGCGGCGCTCGCGGGGGCGGTCGCGGCGGTCACCTCGCTCTTCGAGCTGCGCAGGCCGGAGCACCTGTACGAGGACTTGGCCGGCGCCGTCTTCTTTGCGCTCGTCCCGTGGGTGGTGGCCGGCGGGGTGCCCGTGCTGGCCGCGGAGGGCGACGGCGGCTCCTCGCTGACCGCCGTGCGCCGGGCGGGCCGCTATCTGTACGCGGTGGTGCTGGTGGTGTACCTGGCGATCCTATTCGCCTATACCATCAAGGTGGCGGTCACGGGCGACCTTCCCAGGAACACCCTGTCGCCCATCGTCCTCTTCGCGGGGATTGCGGGGCTGCTGGGCGGCATCTTTTTGGAGCCGCTGCAGGACGATCCCGAGACGCGCGGGGTGGCGCGCCTCGTCCGCCTCTTTCCGGCGCTCCTCCTCCCCCTTCTTCCGCTCCCCATCTGGGCCGTGGGTGTGCGCCAGGAT of Longimicrobium sp. contains these proteins:
- a CDS encoding type II secretion system F family protein, yielding MSGASPALPALLAGTAAALGTAGVVLGAEWARARRHRNTVLRQLRQLADERGAVVSSTSAEPLLRDALESSWLKMLSARIPQLRGFGPLLQQAGLAWNEQRFLVSMGVGALFGGLIGWAIGGAGVALMAGVAIGAFIPYGYVRRVRTRRLRSFEEQLPEAIDLLGRAIRSGHPLSAGLRMVAEESGQPVGGEFRRVFEEQKFGLPFEDSLTGLAARVPLVDVRILVTAVMIQRDVGGNLAEILDNLSHLIRSRFTIRRQLRTYTAQGRMSGYVLGILPIAVGFMIFALNPEYIMTLFKEPIGRAMVWSAAGLQFLGFLWIRRIVDIEI
- a CDS encoding CpaF family protein, with the translated sequence MMQSWFSGAAPAAPAPPRTPAPWDLPAVEVVQTGPSLLQETKARIHRKLLERLNLSSLDALERDRAVAAIRGVVHELLALESVPLNYDEREELVRQVLDEIFGLGPLEPLMQDPEISDILVNTHSSVYVERHGRLEETDITFQDDRHLLQVIDRIVSAVGRRIDDSSPMVDARLADGSRVNAIIPPLSIDGPHLSIRKFKRDALAGQDLLRTKSLTRPMLDLLAAVVGSRLNILISGGTGAGKTTMLNILSSFIPSTERIVTIEDSAELQLRQPHVVRLETRPQNIEGSGEVTQRHLMVNALRMRPDRIVVGEVRGSEAIDMLQAMNTGHEGSLATLHANTPRDALGRLETMVSMANLNLPEKVVRQQIVSAIDVVIQVNRLSDGTRKVMTISEVVGMESDIITMQDIFVFDKQGIAPNGAVLGDYRATGIRPRFADRLEENGIQLPSDMFAQAAPMRREAW
- a CDS encoding AAA family ATPase, with protein sequence MPFAAPPSAAASLLRCAVISTDEAFRARVREVALPERGVAPPLEIPVPFNELGDGHLKALRDASPEVIFLDVGQHPATGINLAQFLAEQNPHARLVAAGPALSAEVLMAAMRAGISEYLLKPVSGDEVAHAVESTLRRTRGTEAEAQQQPGQIFAFFGPKGGSGSTTLATNLAIHLHRLTGKRTLLADLDLELGEVALQMGVDPRFNFADMVRNFHRMDAELLASFIERHNSGVHLLSAPYHPEKAEVVSGDRISKILLFLRQHYQYVVVDTSNSFSPATLATFEHADKIFLVTQADLQSLRNIKRCAPLLERTIGGGDRVKLVLNRYRTSDAIKPEDIEKTLGMKVQWTISNDYEAVVRSVNSGTPIVLNGDSRYAQDVRSMSASIAGLAGGAEPAGGRFIRALTDPLMRVLRRSTPQQPEVAV
- a CDS encoding pilus assembly protein TadG-related protein, with protein sequence MIRFRTRLRDRQGSALVLLVVAMLGILSMMALAIDLGMLRTAHGEAQRAADAAALAGASAFMEMDPDQAAIAGQERAVDFATRNTLQGQAFGAEEVVVNVLKDTRTVRVKVRRPAVPTWFARMFGVNSAPVSARAAAHATRAPSTRCVKPFVPPDLWAETADDLNKNGEWDVWEMWEYEPDEGDFYNPGGPGATSSKPETGYGSSYRGMSKDRGRKVMLNASALPGFANLWAMPDMEWGGDDIGGSALRQNISGCNSSPIKLGTPYRVQSGIKTGPIFQGITDLVQRDPLARWDEARGEVVGSAYGDWMDSPRLIRVPLYDPSEMDSKENNVVFVKFAWVFLEPVGGSTDPIVARFVEIVRVLQLVE
- a CDS encoding pilus assembly protein N-terminal domain-containing protein, with protein sequence MRYPFSIRGRAVTSPARAALRLLALAAGVLALPAAAQRTAAPAAQRVIPAGDRVVVVARGQTALLVQPVALARLSIADPEVAEIFAVSPQEILVNGKKLGTTSLMLWDASGAHRLYTVEVTPDVRGLEQTLRTLFPAERFTVLASGSSVVLSGTVSSAAVARRILEIAGGSGATIVNNLSAPAASQVLLQVRFAEVTRSAVSELRTQLGVSTRGTLGGVDEGAVQTLSDGLVKLFLLGGNTRIEASISAMQSRGLFRSLAEPNLLALDGQEASFLAGGEFPFPVVQGGGNNSTVTIVWKEFGVRLRFRPTVGTDGTIRLKIAPEVSSLDYSNSLRIEGFQIPSLLTRRTETEVVLRDGEYLAIAGLLNNVLENNNSRIPLLGDLPVLGSLFRSRNARQGRTELLVLVSPRIVQPTSGPQPVPTGEPNNWEWDRSLRGTQPANPSGQPATPGRP
- the cpaB gene encoding Flp pilus assembly protein CpaB, with amino-acid sequence MKRLWVVLGMALASGGGAAYLAAGYLEPAPAAAARPEPRGDRVAVAARDLPAGSVLSSADVRLVAWPADALPAGYARTVAEVVGRGVVAPLRTNEPLMAGKLARKEAGGGLPILIPEGMRAVSVRVDEVIGVAGFVTPGTRVDVLATLPAGQDRTAGTRLVLQNVQVLAAGQSIARDNDGKPQAAAVITLLVLPDQAEILALSSAEGRIQLALRNTMDGTQVSTGGIRTTGLLGNTAPPPAPPAVRAERPARAPSTAPVRARAGRSVEIFRGSDRSVTTF
- a CDS encoding TadE/TadG family type IV pilus assembly protein, with product MSRAGLFRRSDEGQAVVEFALIVPVLMLLIVGVFEFGRAWNAHQAVTDAAREGARIAVIADPTINEDSVRKVVRNALAAVSLNADLAEIELTGVDAPTGEPARVAVRYPYQLALLKSLGRTSGGGAVTLGTAFVMRNE
- a CDS encoding prepilin peptidase produces the protein MLYLINTTIFVALLALAAGTDLRTGRIPNKLTGAGLAAALVLLAASGPTALLGGLAGAALAFALTFPLFAVRAMGGGDVKLLTVAGAFLGTGRVVPALLITAVAGGVLALAEAGRRGAILPVLFRSRELAGHWATGGRTGERLTLDSPGAITIPYGVAIAVGALAAWFL
- a CDS encoding Flp family type IVb pilin, whose amino-acid sequence is MKALWNQFRRDESGQSLVEYGLVIALVALAVIGALVIFKDKIAAVFTRMGNTLDTVG
- a CDS encoding DUF4153 domain-containing protein, with amino-acid sequence MRASAATPGVLLRAAFSGRRPIPGAPRDPAMKLPGTALRAYSRDARDAFVHAPVEVLMGVALAVTFSISLRQDDAHWWVRIFAAAVIALPLVFGASVLRARGLLSARARWGATALVLACVGAYAAWIYNPRLESEGWRAVALAGAAWLALLLAAFPGEETGRRRRFWRFDALLLGRILAVGLYGAALLAALAGAVAAVTSLFELRRPEHLYEDLAGAVFFALVPWVVAGGVPVLAAEGDGGSSLTAVRRAGRYLYAVVLVVYLAILFAYTIKVAVTGDLPRNTLSPIVLFAGIAGLLGGIFLEPLQDDPETRGVARLVRLFPALLLPLLPLPIWAVGVRQDQYGWTEFRYLRLLLLAALAVLAVWGTVRLVRRRGPLLSPVPAVLAAALLLGSVGPWSAQAVSRRDQSARLRAALIDAGLLRGGRLVRPLVPPQETVKAFTTLTAKQHERVTGTLAYLYDAHGPAVTGRVLGTRLRGYGAGWEVVSALAVRPGCARPAARSFHGWLPDGTPIQTGGGTVYLVDSQFLARSAPRAPRLTLEGNAAVVTVPGASPWTARAELGPLVPVLRDRRAGACEALASSADLELAEARIPLTDATGRSRGELVVLTVDFNNDWREGARRQPDTPLRLSRVEAMLIARP